Proteins found in one Macaca nemestrina isolate mMacNem1 chromosome 4, mMacNem.hap1, whole genome shotgun sequence genomic segment:
- the LOC105472571 gene encoding cystathionine beta-synthase isoform X1 — MPSETPQAEVGPTGCPHLSGPHSAQGSLEKGLPGDKEAKEPLWIRPDAPSRCTWQLGRPTSESPHHHTVPEKSPKILPDILKKIGDTPMIRINKIGKKFGLKCELLAKCEFFNAGGSVKDRISLRMIEDAERAGTLKPGDTIIEPTSGNTGIGLALTAAVRGYRCIIVMPEKMSSEKVDVLRALGAEIVRTPTNARFDSPESHVGVAWRLKNEIPNSHILDQYRNASNPLAHYDTTADEILRQCDGKLDMLVASVGTGGTITGIARKLKEKCPGCRIIGVDPEGSILAEPEELNQTEQTTYEVEGIGYDFIPTVLDRTVVDKWFKSNDEEAFTFARMLIAQEGLLCGGSAGSTMAVAVKAAQELQEGQRCVVILPDSVRNYMTKFLSDRWMLQKGFLKEEDLMEKKPWWWHLRVQELSLSAPLTVLPTVSCEHTIEILREKGFDQAPVVDEAGVILGMVTLGNMLSSLLAGKVQPSDQVGKVIYTQFKQIRLTDTLGRLSHILEMDHFALVVHEQIQSRDQAWAGVVGGPADHSTGKSSQRQMVFGVVTAIDLLNFVAAQERDQK, encoded by the exons ATGCCTTCTGAAACCCCCCAGGCAGAAGTGGGGCCCACAGGCTGCCCCCACCTCTCAGGGCCACATTCGGCACAGGGGAGCCTGGAGAAGGGGCTCCCAGGGGATAAGGAAGCCAAGGAGCCCCTGTGGATCCGGCCCGATGCCCCGAGCAGGTGCACCTGGCAGCTGGGCCGGCCTACCTCTGAGTCCCCGCATCACCACACTGTCCC GGAAAAATCTCCAAAAATCTTGCCAGATATTCTGAAGAAAATTGGGGACACCCCTATGATCAGAATCAACAAGATTGGGAAGAAGTTCGGCCTGAAGTGTGAGCTCC tggccaAGTGTGAATTCTTCAACGCGGGCGGGAGCGTGAAGGACCGCATCAGCCTGCGGATGATTGAGGATGCTGAGCGCGCCGGGACGCTGAAGCCCGGGGACACGATTATCGAGCCGACATCTGGGAACACCG GGATTGGGCTGGCCCTGACTGCAGCTGTAAGGGGCTATCGCTGCATCATCGTGATGCCGGAGAAGATGAGCTCGGAGAAG GTGGATGTGCTGCGGGCCCTGGGGGCCGAGATTGTGAGGACGCCCACCAATGCCAGGTTTGACTCCCCAGAGTCACACGTGGGCGTGGCCTGGCGGCTGAAGAATGAAATCCCCAATTCTCACATCCTAGACCAG TACCGCAACGCCAGCAACCCCCTGGCTCACTATGACACCACCGCTGATGAGATTCTGCGGCAGTGTGACG GGAAGCTGGACATGCTGGTGGCTTCAGTGGGCACGGGTGGCACCATCACGGGCATTGCCAGGAAGCTGAAGGAGAAGTGTCCTGGATGCAGG ATCATCGGGGTGGATCCCGAAGGGTCCATCCTCGCGGAGCCAGAGGAGCTGAACCAGACAGAGCAGACAACCTACGAGGTGGAAGGGATCGGCTATGACTTCATCCCCACGGTGCTGGACAGGACG GTGGTGGACAAATGGTTCAAGAGTAACGACGAGGAGGCGTTCACCTTTGCCCGCATGCTCATCGCGCAAGAGGGGCTGCTGTGTG GTGGCAGTGCTGGCAGCACGATGGCGGTGGCCGTGAAGGCCGCGCAGGAGCTGCAGGAGGGCCAGCGCTGCGTGGTCATTCTGCCCGACTCGGTGCGAAACTACAT GACCAAGTTTCTGAGCGACAGGTGGATGCTGCAGAAGGGCTTTCTGAAGGAGGAGGACCTCATGGAGAAGAAGCCCTG GTGGTGGCATCTCCGTGTTCAGGAGCTGAGCCTGTCAGCCCCACTGACCGTGCTGCCGACCGTCTCCTGTGAGCACACCATTGAGATCCTCCGGGAGAAGGGCTTCGACCAGGCGCCCGTGGTGGACGAGGCGGG GGTGATCCTGGGAATGGTGACGCTTGGGAACATGCTGTCGTCCCTGCTTGCCGGGAAGGTGCAGCCATCAGACCAAGTTGGCAAAGTCATCTACACGCAGTTCAAACAG ATCCGCCTGACGGACACGCTGGGCAGGCTCTCGCACATCCTGGAGATGGACCACTTCGCCCTGGTGGTGCACGAGCAGATCCAGT CGCGGGACCAGGCCTGGGCAGGTGTGGTGGGGGGGCCTGCAG ACCATAGCACCGGGAAGTCCAGTCAGCGGCAGATGGTGTTCGGGGTGGTCACCGCCATTGACTTGCTGAACTTCGTGGCCGCCCAGGAGCGGGACCAGAAGTGA
- the LOC105472571 gene encoding cystathionine beta-synthase isoform X3, protein MPSETPQAEVGPTGCPHLSGPHSAQGSLEKGLPGDKEAKEPLWIRPDAPSRCTWQLGRPTSESPHHHTVPEKSPKILPDILKKIGDTPMIRINKIGKKFGLKCELLAKCEFFNAGGSVKDRISLRMIEDAERAGTLKPGDTIIEPTSGNTGIGLALTAAVRGYRCIIVMPEKMSSEKVDVLRALGAEIVRTPTNARFDSPESHVGVAWRLKNEIPNSHILDQYRNASNPLAHYDTTADEILRQCDGKLDMLVASVGTGGTITGIARKLKEKCPGCRIIGVDPEGSILAEPEELNQTEQTTYEVEGIGYDFIPTVLDRTVVDKWFKSNDEEAFTFARMLIAQEGLLCGGSAGSTMAVAVKAAQELQEGQRCVVILPDSVRNYMTKFLSDRWMLQKGFLKEEDLMEKKPWWWHLRVQELSLSAPLTVLPTVSCEHTIEILREKGFDQAPVVDEAGVILGMVTLGNMLSSLLAGKVQPSDQVGKVIYTQFKQIRLTDTLGRLSHILEMDHFALVVHEQIQYHSTGKSSQRQMVFGVVTAIDLLNFVAAQERDQK, encoded by the exons ATGCCTTCTGAAACCCCCCAGGCAGAAGTGGGGCCCACAGGCTGCCCCCACCTCTCAGGGCCACATTCGGCACAGGGGAGCCTGGAGAAGGGGCTCCCAGGGGATAAGGAAGCCAAGGAGCCCCTGTGGATCCGGCCCGATGCCCCGAGCAGGTGCACCTGGCAGCTGGGCCGGCCTACCTCTGAGTCCCCGCATCACCACACTGTCCC GGAAAAATCTCCAAAAATCTTGCCAGATATTCTGAAGAAAATTGGGGACACCCCTATGATCAGAATCAACAAGATTGGGAAGAAGTTCGGCCTGAAGTGTGAGCTCC tggccaAGTGTGAATTCTTCAACGCGGGCGGGAGCGTGAAGGACCGCATCAGCCTGCGGATGATTGAGGATGCTGAGCGCGCCGGGACGCTGAAGCCCGGGGACACGATTATCGAGCCGACATCTGGGAACACCG GGATTGGGCTGGCCCTGACTGCAGCTGTAAGGGGCTATCGCTGCATCATCGTGATGCCGGAGAAGATGAGCTCGGAGAAG GTGGATGTGCTGCGGGCCCTGGGGGCCGAGATTGTGAGGACGCCCACCAATGCCAGGTTTGACTCCCCAGAGTCACACGTGGGCGTGGCCTGGCGGCTGAAGAATGAAATCCCCAATTCTCACATCCTAGACCAG TACCGCAACGCCAGCAACCCCCTGGCTCACTATGACACCACCGCTGATGAGATTCTGCGGCAGTGTGACG GGAAGCTGGACATGCTGGTGGCTTCAGTGGGCACGGGTGGCACCATCACGGGCATTGCCAGGAAGCTGAAGGAGAAGTGTCCTGGATGCAGG ATCATCGGGGTGGATCCCGAAGGGTCCATCCTCGCGGAGCCAGAGGAGCTGAACCAGACAGAGCAGACAACCTACGAGGTGGAAGGGATCGGCTATGACTTCATCCCCACGGTGCTGGACAGGACG GTGGTGGACAAATGGTTCAAGAGTAACGACGAGGAGGCGTTCACCTTTGCCCGCATGCTCATCGCGCAAGAGGGGCTGCTGTGTG GTGGCAGTGCTGGCAGCACGATGGCGGTGGCCGTGAAGGCCGCGCAGGAGCTGCAGGAGGGCCAGCGCTGCGTGGTCATTCTGCCCGACTCGGTGCGAAACTACAT GACCAAGTTTCTGAGCGACAGGTGGATGCTGCAGAAGGGCTTTCTGAAGGAGGAGGACCTCATGGAGAAGAAGCCCTG GTGGTGGCATCTCCGTGTTCAGGAGCTGAGCCTGTCAGCCCCACTGACCGTGCTGCCGACCGTCTCCTGTGAGCACACCATTGAGATCCTCCGGGAGAAGGGCTTCGACCAGGCGCCCGTGGTGGACGAGGCGGG GGTGATCCTGGGAATGGTGACGCTTGGGAACATGCTGTCGTCCCTGCTTGCCGGGAAGGTGCAGCCATCAGACCAAGTTGGCAAAGTCATCTACACGCAGTTCAAACAG ATCCGCCTGACGGACACGCTGGGCAGGCTCTCGCACATCCTGGAGATGGACCACTTCGCCCTGGTGGTGCACGAGCAGATCCAGT ACCATAGCACCGGGAAGTCCAGTCAGCGGCAGATGGTGTTCGGGGTGGTCACCGCCATTGACTTGCTGAACTTCGTGGCCGCCCAGGAGCGGGACCAGAAGTGA
- the LOC105472571 gene encoding cystathionine beta-synthase isoform X4, translating into MPSETPQAEVGPTGCPHLSGPHSAQGSLEKGLPGDKEAKEPLWIRPDAPSRCTWQLGRPTSESPHHHTVPEKSPKILPDILKKIGDTPMIRINKIGKKFGLKCELLAKCEFFNAGGSVKDRISLRMIEDAERAGTLKPGDTIIEPTSGNTGIGLALTAAVRGYRCIIVMPEKMSSEKVDVLRALGAEIVRTPTNARFDSPESHVGVAWRLKNEIPNSHILDQYRNASNPLAHYDTTADEILRQCDGKLDMLVASVGTGGTITGIARKLKEKCPGCRIIGVDPEGSILAEPEELNQTEQTTYEVEGIGYDFIPTVLDRTVVDKWFKSNDEEAFTFARMLIAQEGLLCGGSAGSTMAVAVKAAQELQEGQRCVVILPDSVRNYMTKFLSDRWMLQKGFLKEEDLMEKKPWWWHLRVQELSLSAPLTVLPTVSCEHTIEILREKGFDQAPVVDEAGVILGMVTLGNMLSSLLAGKVQPSDQVGKVIYTQFKQVRSHLRAVQTDPPDGHAGQALAHPGDGPLRPGGARADPVAGPGLGRCGGGACRP; encoded by the exons ATGCCTTCTGAAACCCCCCAGGCAGAAGTGGGGCCCACAGGCTGCCCCCACCTCTCAGGGCCACATTCGGCACAGGGGAGCCTGGAGAAGGGGCTCCCAGGGGATAAGGAAGCCAAGGAGCCCCTGTGGATCCGGCCCGATGCCCCGAGCAGGTGCACCTGGCAGCTGGGCCGGCCTACCTCTGAGTCCCCGCATCACCACACTGTCCC GGAAAAATCTCCAAAAATCTTGCCAGATATTCTGAAGAAAATTGGGGACACCCCTATGATCAGAATCAACAAGATTGGGAAGAAGTTCGGCCTGAAGTGTGAGCTCC tggccaAGTGTGAATTCTTCAACGCGGGCGGGAGCGTGAAGGACCGCATCAGCCTGCGGATGATTGAGGATGCTGAGCGCGCCGGGACGCTGAAGCCCGGGGACACGATTATCGAGCCGACATCTGGGAACACCG GGATTGGGCTGGCCCTGACTGCAGCTGTAAGGGGCTATCGCTGCATCATCGTGATGCCGGAGAAGATGAGCTCGGAGAAG GTGGATGTGCTGCGGGCCCTGGGGGCCGAGATTGTGAGGACGCCCACCAATGCCAGGTTTGACTCCCCAGAGTCACACGTGGGCGTGGCCTGGCGGCTGAAGAATGAAATCCCCAATTCTCACATCCTAGACCAG TACCGCAACGCCAGCAACCCCCTGGCTCACTATGACACCACCGCTGATGAGATTCTGCGGCAGTGTGACG GGAAGCTGGACATGCTGGTGGCTTCAGTGGGCACGGGTGGCACCATCACGGGCATTGCCAGGAAGCTGAAGGAGAAGTGTCCTGGATGCAGG ATCATCGGGGTGGATCCCGAAGGGTCCATCCTCGCGGAGCCAGAGGAGCTGAACCAGACAGAGCAGACAACCTACGAGGTGGAAGGGATCGGCTATGACTTCATCCCCACGGTGCTGGACAGGACG GTGGTGGACAAATGGTTCAAGAGTAACGACGAGGAGGCGTTCACCTTTGCCCGCATGCTCATCGCGCAAGAGGGGCTGCTGTGTG GTGGCAGTGCTGGCAGCACGATGGCGGTGGCCGTGAAGGCCGCGCAGGAGCTGCAGGAGGGCCAGCGCTGCGTGGTCATTCTGCCCGACTCGGTGCGAAACTACAT GACCAAGTTTCTGAGCGACAGGTGGATGCTGCAGAAGGGCTTTCTGAAGGAGGAGGACCTCATGGAGAAGAAGCCCTG GTGGTGGCATCTCCGTGTTCAGGAGCTGAGCCTGTCAGCCCCACTGACCGTGCTGCCGACCGTCTCCTGTGAGCACACCATTGAGATCCTCCGGGAGAAGGGCTTCGACCAGGCGCCCGTGGTGGACGAGGCGGG GGTGATCCTGGGAATGGTGACGCTTGGGAACATGCTGTCGTCCCTGCTTGCCGGGAAGGTGCAGCCATCAGACCAAGTTGGCAAAGTCATCTACACGCAGTTCAAACAG GTGCGCAGTCACCTACGGGCAGTTCAAACAG ATCCGCCTGACGGACACGCTGGGCAGGCTCTCGCACATCCTGGAGATGGACCACTTCGCCCTGGTGGTGCACGAGCAGATCCAGT CGCGGGACCAGGCCTGGGCAGGTGTGGTGGGGGGGCCTGCAG ACCATAG
- the LOC105472571 gene encoding cystathionine beta-synthase isoform X5: MPSETPQAEVGPTGCPHLSGPHSAQGSLEKGLPGDKEAKEPLWIRPDAPSRCTWQLGRPTSESPHHHTVPEKSPKILPDILKKIGDTPMIRINKIGKKFGLKCELLAKCEFFNAGGSVKDRISLRMIEDAERAGTLKPGDTIIEPTSGNTGIGLALTAAVRGYRCIIVMPEKMSSEKVDVLRALGAEIVRTPTNARFDSPESHVGVAWRLKNEIPNSHILDQYRNASNPLAHYDTTADEILRQCDGKLDMLVASVGTGGTITGIARKLKEKCPGCRIIGVDPEGSILAEPEELNQTEQTTYEVEGIGYDFIPTVLDRTVVDKWFKSNDEEAFTFARMLIAQEGLLCGGSAGSTMAVAVKAAQELQEGQRCVVILPDSVRNYMTKFLSDRWMLQKGFLKEEDLMEKKPWWWHLRVQELSLSAPLTVLPTVSCEHTIEILREKGFDQAPVVDEAGVILGMVTLGNMLSSLLAGKVQPSDQVGKVIYTQFKQVRSHLRAVQTDPPDGHAGQALAHPGDGPLRPGGARADPVP; encoded by the exons ATGCCTTCTGAAACCCCCCAGGCAGAAGTGGGGCCCACAGGCTGCCCCCACCTCTCAGGGCCACATTCGGCACAGGGGAGCCTGGAGAAGGGGCTCCCAGGGGATAAGGAAGCCAAGGAGCCCCTGTGGATCCGGCCCGATGCCCCGAGCAGGTGCACCTGGCAGCTGGGCCGGCCTACCTCTGAGTCCCCGCATCACCACACTGTCCC GGAAAAATCTCCAAAAATCTTGCCAGATATTCTGAAGAAAATTGGGGACACCCCTATGATCAGAATCAACAAGATTGGGAAGAAGTTCGGCCTGAAGTGTGAGCTCC tggccaAGTGTGAATTCTTCAACGCGGGCGGGAGCGTGAAGGACCGCATCAGCCTGCGGATGATTGAGGATGCTGAGCGCGCCGGGACGCTGAAGCCCGGGGACACGATTATCGAGCCGACATCTGGGAACACCG GGATTGGGCTGGCCCTGACTGCAGCTGTAAGGGGCTATCGCTGCATCATCGTGATGCCGGAGAAGATGAGCTCGGAGAAG GTGGATGTGCTGCGGGCCCTGGGGGCCGAGATTGTGAGGACGCCCACCAATGCCAGGTTTGACTCCCCAGAGTCACACGTGGGCGTGGCCTGGCGGCTGAAGAATGAAATCCCCAATTCTCACATCCTAGACCAG TACCGCAACGCCAGCAACCCCCTGGCTCACTATGACACCACCGCTGATGAGATTCTGCGGCAGTGTGACG GGAAGCTGGACATGCTGGTGGCTTCAGTGGGCACGGGTGGCACCATCACGGGCATTGCCAGGAAGCTGAAGGAGAAGTGTCCTGGATGCAGG ATCATCGGGGTGGATCCCGAAGGGTCCATCCTCGCGGAGCCAGAGGAGCTGAACCAGACAGAGCAGACAACCTACGAGGTGGAAGGGATCGGCTATGACTTCATCCCCACGGTGCTGGACAGGACG GTGGTGGACAAATGGTTCAAGAGTAACGACGAGGAGGCGTTCACCTTTGCCCGCATGCTCATCGCGCAAGAGGGGCTGCTGTGTG GTGGCAGTGCTGGCAGCACGATGGCGGTGGCCGTGAAGGCCGCGCAGGAGCTGCAGGAGGGCCAGCGCTGCGTGGTCATTCTGCCCGACTCGGTGCGAAACTACAT GACCAAGTTTCTGAGCGACAGGTGGATGCTGCAGAAGGGCTTTCTGAAGGAGGAGGACCTCATGGAGAAGAAGCCCTG GTGGTGGCATCTCCGTGTTCAGGAGCTGAGCCTGTCAGCCCCACTGACCGTGCTGCCGACCGTCTCCTGTGAGCACACCATTGAGATCCTCCGGGAGAAGGGCTTCGACCAGGCGCCCGTGGTGGACGAGGCGGG GGTGATCCTGGGAATGGTGACGCTTGGGAACATGCTGTCGTCCCTGCTTGCCGGGAAGGTGCAGCCATCAGACCAAGTTGGCAAAGTCATCTACACGCAGTTCAAACAG GTGCGCAGTCACCTACGGGCAGTTCAAACAG ATCCGCCTGACGGACACGCTGGGCAGGCTCTCGCACATCCTGGAGATGGACCACTTCGCCCTGGTGGTGCACGAGCAGATCCAGT ACCATAG
- the LOC105472571 gene encoding cystathionine beta-synthase isoform X2 produces MPSETPQAEVGPTGCPHLSGPHSAQGSLEKGLPGDKEAKEPLWIRPDAPSRCTWQLGRPTSESPHHHTVPEKSPKILPDILKKIGDTPMIRINKIGKKFGLKCELLAKCEFFNAGGSVKDRISLRMIEDAERAGTLKPGDTIIEPTSGNTGIGLALTAAVRGYRCIIVMPEKMSSEKVDVLRALGAEIVRTPTNARFDSPESHVGVAWRLKNEIPNSHILDQYRNASNPLAHYDTTADEILRQCDGKLDMLVASVGTGGTITGIARKLKEKCPGCRIIGVDPEGSILAEPEELNQTEQTTYEVEGIGYDFIPTVLDRTVVDKWFKSNDEEAFTFARMLIAQEGLLCGGSAGSTMAVAVKAAQELQEGQRCVVILPDSVRNYMTKFLSDRWMLQKGFLKEEDLMEKKPWWWHLRVQELSLSAPLTVLPTVSCEHTIEILREKGFDQAPVVDEAGVILGMVTLGNMLSSLLAGKVQPSDQVGKVIYTQFKQVRSHLRAVQTGTYGQFKQVLRHLRAVQTGTQVLRDGRGCPSPPGLEGRMRHFPCGGAGSSTLHTT; encoded by the exons ATGCCTTCTGAAACCCCCCAGGCAGAAGTGGGGCCCACAGGCTGCCCCCACCTCTCAGGGCCACATTCGGCACAGGGGAGCCTGGAGAAGGGGCTCCCAGGGGATAAGGAAGCCAAGGAGCCCCTGTGGATCCGGCCCGATGCCCCGAGCAGGTGCACCTGGCAGCTGGGCCGGCCTACCTCTGAGTCCCCGCATCACCACACTGTCCC GGAAAAATCTCCAAAAATCTTGCCAGATATTCTGAAGAAAATTGGGGACACCCCTATGATCAGAATCAACAAGATTGGGAAGAAGTTCGGCCTGAAGTGTGAGCTCC tggccaAGTGTGAATTCTTCAACGCGGGCGGGAGCGTGAAGGACCGCATCAGCCTGCGGATGATTGAGGATGCTGAGCGCGCCGGGACGCTGAAGCCCGGGGACACGATTATCGAGCCGACATCTGGGAACACCG GGATTGGGCTGGCCCTGACTGCAGCTGTAAGGGGCTATCGCTGCATCATCGTGATGCCGGAGAAGATGAGCTCGGAGAAG GTGGATGTGCTGCGGGCCCTGGGGGCCGAGATTGTGAGGACGCCCACCAATGCCAGGTTTGACTCCCCAGAGTCACACGTGGGCGTGGCCTGGCGGCTGAAGAATGAAATCCCCAATTCTCACATCCTAGACCAG TACCGCAACGCCAGCAACCCCCTGGCTCACTATGACACCACCGCTGATGAGATTCTGCGGCAGTGTGACG GGAAGCTGGACATGCTGGTGGCTTCAGTGGGCACGGGTGGCACCATCACGGGCATTGCCAGGAAGCTGAAGGAGAAGTGTCCTGGATGCAGG ATCATCGGGGTGGATCCCGAAGGGTCCATCCTCGCGGAGCCAGAGGAGCTGAACCAGACAGAGCAGACAACCTACGAGGTGGAAGGGATCGGCTATGACTTCATCCCCACGGTGCTGGACAGGACG GTGGTGGACAAATGGTTCAAGAGTAACGACGAGGAGGCGTTCACCTTTGCCCGCATGCTCATCGCGCAAGAGGGGCTGCTGTGTG GTGGCAGTGCTGGCAGCACGATGGCGGTGGCCGTGAAGGCCGCGCAGGAGCTGCAGGAGGGCCAGCGCTGCGTGGTCATTCTGCCCGACTCGGTGCGAAACTACAT GACCAAGTTTCTGAGCGACAGGTGGATGCTGCAGAAGGGCTTTCTGAAGGAGGAGGACCTCATGGAGAAGAAGCCCTG GTGGTGGCATCTCCGTGTTCAGGAGCTGAGCCTGTCAGCCCCACTGACCGTGCTGCCGACCGTCTCCTGTGAGCACACCATTGAGATCCTCCGGGAGAAGGGCTTCGACCAGGCGCCCGTGGTGGACGAGGCGGG GGTGATCCTGGGAATGGTGACGCTTGGGAACATGCTGTCGTCCCTGCTTGCCGGGAAGGTGCAGCCATCAGACCAAGTTGGCAAAGTCATCTACACGCAGTTCAAACAG GTGCGCAGTCACCTACGGGCAGTTCAAACAG GCACCTACGGGCAGTTCAAACAGGTACTCAGGCACCTACGGGCAGTTCAAACAGGTACGCAGGTGCTTCGGGACGGCAGAGGGTGCCCGAGTCCCCCCGGCCTCGAAGGCAGGATGCGGCACTTCCCGTGTGGGGGTGCTGGGTCCTCGACCCTCCACACCACTTAG